In Malus sylvestris chromosome 15, drMalSylv7.2, whole genome shotgun sequence, a single genomic region encodes these proteins:
- the LOC126605204 gene encoding protein MULTIPOLAR SPINDLE 1 isoform X1, producing MSGSEQQQVAQSVADEQSLRVAVAISLLRSKLLQNQPLPPPPPSVDQSDALRWKRKAKERKLELLRLRQDLNEAEDASQCDLFPESASCKCYFFDNLGKLSPSKRLPDPSQCRFNDVLRRRFLRHVRFKERRRRRTSGSSQRRHFSDTNSEDEMEQLRASIDFLVELCESDSPVRSVDDANFMNRSHQAVDFILASLKNLLSTVNNVELIEGIINSLITRLVRRMCFPLQGNGSEHSESEAQFFVQHLIRKLGSEPYVGQRALFSVSQRISVLAENFLFKDPFDDAFTNMHQCMFILIQLTEFLVSDYLSEWSKDEGFNTMLFEEWVASVLQARKALEVLESRNGLYVMYMDRVVGELARLVGQTMSLQKLSREVLDSLFH from the exons ATGTCAGGCAGCGAACAACAGCAAGTAGCGCAGTCAGTGGCGGACGAACAGTCGCTGAGGGTAGCCGTCGCCATCTCTCTTCTCCGAtcaaaacttctccaaaatcagccccttcctcctcctccaccctCTGTCGATCAATCCGACGCTCTCCGATGGAAGCGAAAG GCCAAGGAGCGAAAGCTCGAGCTTTTGAGACTCCGGCAGGATCTCAACGAAGCTGAAG ACGCTTCGCAGTGCGACTTGTTCCCGGAGAGCGCTTCCTGCAAGTGTTATTTCTTCGATAATTTGGGGAAATTAAGCCCTAGCAAGCGGCTTCCAGATCCCTCTCAATGCAGATTCAATGACGTCTTGCGACGCAGATTTCTTCGACACG TGCGTTTCAaggaaaggagaagaagaaggacaaGCGGATCGTCCCAGCGCCGCCATTTCTCAG ACACAAAcagtgaagatgaaatggagcAGCTTAGAGCTTCGATCGATTTTCTTGTGGAGCTTTGTGAAAGCGATTCTCCTGTTAGATCC GTAGACGATGCTAATTTTATGAACCGGTCACACCAAGCTGTAGACTTTATTCTAG CTTCACTGAAGAATCTGTTATCCACTGTAAATAATGTGGAACTCATAGAAGGAATTATCAACAGCTTAATCACGCGTTTGGTTAGACGAATGTGTTTCCCGTTGCAGGGAAATG gatcagaacactctGAATCTGAGGCTCAGTTTTTCGTTCAGCATTTGATCCGAAAGCTTGGAAGCGAGCCTTACGTTGGACAACGTGCATTATTCTCAGTTTCTCAGAGAATTTCCGTCCTGGCGGAAAATTTCCTCTTCAAAGATCCATTTGATGATGCTTTTACAAACATGCATCAATGCATGTTCATACT GATCCAGCTTACTGAGTTTTTGGTATCCGATTACTTATCTGAATGGTCAAAGGACGAAGGTTTCAACACCA TGCTGTTTGAAGAGTGGGTGGCATCAGTTCTTCAAGCACGTAAAGCATTAGAAGTTTTGGAGAGCAGAAACGGGCTTTATGTGATGTACATGGATCGAGTGGTAGGCGAATTGGCAAGACTCGTGGGCCAAACTATGTCCCTGCAGAAGCTCAGTCGTGAAGTTCTTGACAGTCTGTTTCACTGA
- the LOC126605204 gene encoding protein MULTIPOLAR SPINDLE 1 isoform X2, translated as MSGSEQQQVAQSVADEQSLRVAVAISLLRSKLLQNQPLPPPPPSVDQSDALRWKRKAKERKLELLRLRQDLNEAEDASQCDLFPESASCKCYFFDNLGKLSPSKRLPDPSQCRFNDVLRRRFLRHVRFKERRRRRTSGSSQRRHFSDTNSEDEMEQLRASIDFLVELCESDSPVDDANFMNRSHQAVDFILASLKNLLSTVNNVELIEGIINSLITRLVRRMCFPLQGNGSEHSESEAQFFVQHLIRKLGSEPYVGQRALFSVSQRISVLAENFLFKDPFDDAFTNMHQCMFILIQLTEFLVSDYLSEWSKDEGFNTMLFEEWVASVLQARKALEVLESRNGLYVMYMDRVVGELARLVGQTMSLQKLSREVLDSLFH; from the exons ATGTCAGGCAGCGAACAACAGCAAGTAGCGCAGTCAGTGGCGGACGAACAGTCGCTGAGGGTAGCCGTCGCCATCTCTCTTCTCCGAtcaaaacttctccaaaatcagccccttcctcctcctccaccctCTGTCGATCAATCCGACGCTCTCCGATGGAAGCGAAAG GCCAAGGAGCGAAAGCTCGAGCTTTTGAGACTCCGGCAGGATCTCAACGAAGCTGAAG ACGCTTCGCAGTGCGACTTGTTCCCGGAGAGCGCTTCCTGCAAGTGTTATTTCTTCGATAATTTGGGGAAATTAAGCCCTAGCAAGCGGCTTCCAGATCCCTCTCAATGCAGATTCAATGACGTCTTGCGACGCAGATTTCTTCGACACG TGCGTTTCAaggaaaggagaagaagaaggacaaGCGGATCGTCCCAGCGCCGCCATTTCTCAG ACACAAAcagtgaagatgaaatggagcAGCTTAGAGCTTCGATCGATTTTCTTGTGGAGCTTTGTGAAAGCGATTCTCCT GTAGACGATGCTAATTTTATGAACCGGTCACACCAAGCTGTAGACTTTATTCTAG CTTCACTGAAGAATCTGTTATCCACTGTAAATAATGTGGAACTCATAGAAGGAATTATCAACAGCTTAATCACGCGTTTGGTTAGACGAATGTGTTTCCCGTTGCAGGGAAATG gatcagaacactctGAATCTGAGGCTCAGTTTTTCGTTCAGCATTTGATCCGAAAGCTTGGAAGCGAGCCTTACGTTGGACAACGTGCATTATTCTCAGTTTCTCAGAGAATTTCCGTCCTGGCGGAAAATTTCCTCTTCAAAGATCCATTTGATGATGCTTTTACAAACATGCATCAATGCATGTTCATACT GATCCAGCTTACTGAGTTTTTGGTATCCGATTACTTATCTGAATGGTCAAAGGACGAAGGTTTCAACACCA TGCTGTTTGAAGAGTGGGTGGCATCAGTTCTTCAAGCACGTAAAGCATTAGAAGTTTTGGAGAGCAGAAACGGGCTTTATGTGATGTACATGGATCGAGTGGTAGGCGAATTGGCAAGACTCGTGGGCCAAACTATGTCCCTGCAGAAGCTCAGTCGTGAAGTTCTTGACAGTCTGTTTCACTGA
- the LOC126605217 gene encoding uncharacterized protein LOC126605217 — protein sequence MRTELLTWSFFILCLVVHSACESTSNPKTGDYTPLKKQHDHLKHNDVYDMMNKSSRKSHQRMHEVQHLRISLRAKPVYGSASYLRRPRPTKGAASSLLAKPPTFFLSAVLRHVAVGLIIFALY from the exons ATGAGAACAGAATTACTAACATGGTCCTTTTTTATTCTCTGTCTGGTTGTTCATTCTGCATGTGAAAGCACTTCCAACCCTAAAACTGGAGATTATACACCTCTGAAGAAGCAGCATGACCACCTTAAGCATAATG ATGTATATGATATGATGAACAAATCAAGCAGAAAAAGCCATCAAAGAATGCATGAAGTTCAGCATTTAAGGATTTCCCTGAGAGCAAAACCAGTCTACGGTAGCGCCTCCTACCTTAGGCGCCCCCGTCCCACCAAGGGTGCAGCAAGCTCTCTACTAGCTAAACCCCCCACTTTCTTCCTGTCCGCAGTGCTCAGGCATGTTGCTGTTGGATTGATCATCTTTGCTCTGTATTAA
- the LOC126605216 gene encoding uncharacterized protein LOC126605216, with protein MRTELLIWSFFILCLVVRSACESTSNPKTGGYTPLKKQHGHPKLKDVYDMMNKSSRKDHQIMHEVQHLRISQKAKPSYGGASDLRHTHPSKGAASPLLAKPPTFFLFAVLRHVAVGSVIFALY; from the exons ATGAGAACAGAATTACTAATATGGTCGTTTTTTATTCTCTGTCTGGTTGTTCGTTCTGCATGCGAAAGCACTTCCAACCCTAAAACCGGAGGTTATACACCTCTGAAGAAGCAGCATGGTCACCCCAAACTTAAGG ATGTATATGATATGATGAACAAATCAAGCAGAAAAGACCATCAAATAATGCATGAAGTTCAGCATTTAAGGATTTCCCAGAAAGCAAAGCCATCCTACGGTGGTGCCTCCGACCTTAGGCACACCCATCCCAGCAAGGGTGCAGCAAGCCCTTTACTAGCTAAACCCCCCACTTTCTTCCTCTTCGCAGTGCTCAGGCACGTTGCTGTTGGATCGGTCATCTTTGCTCTGTACTAA